Genomic window (Helianthus annuus cultivar XRQ/B chromosome 3, HanXRQr2.0-SUNRISE, whole genome shotgun sequence):
CTGCGTGTTCTTCCCCAAGAACACCACCAGAAGCCACCGTGGGAAACATAGTTCCCGCGGTGGGTCCTAATGTGACAAACCCTGAAAACACGGGTTTTCACAAAGGAGGTGCGATGAGCCGGGCCCGTAGCTCACCTAACCTGTGTAATTTTGGTTCCAGTTCCCAGCCCAACTATAAGAACCAAGGCCCAATTTCAACTCTGAACTTGGGCCTTAACAACCAGCAATACCCTTGTTACCAACAGCATCGccaaccaccaccgccgccgccacccaacCACTACCATCCACCCGTCCACCATCCACAACAATATCCCAAACCACCACTAGATCCCAGCCCACACAAGAACTCTTCTCCTGACCATTTTATGAGGATGAGATCCTCCGGGTTAGCCGATTACTACAGGCACCAAACGGAACAAGCGCCAAATCTGTATGCGCGATCAAGCAGATCAAGTGGGCACATGGGTTACCAAAGGGGTTCGCCTTATGACGAGTACTATGCGAATAATAATAGGTATGATCGAGAGAGTCCTCCTGGCAGTGGCAGCCCGTTAGCCCGAAGCCCGCTTCATAACAATTATGTTTCCAAGTGGGATTCGAATGGGGGACGCTGAATCACCAACATAACGGTTTTGTAACGATTTTATCTGCTTTGTATACTTCGTATACAAATGTTATTATGTAAATACGACTTCTTGAACTCTTTGAATACGGGTGGTCGAAATCATCTACAAGTGTAAATAATTTTGAAATGCATGTAAATGATTTGTATATGAACTTTATTTTTTAAGCTTGATTGAGGTTCTTAGAGCACCCGCAAAGGGTGGTTT
Coding sequences:
- the LOC110928934 gene encoding uncharacterized protein LOC110928934, which codes for MSTSGDVESTSSSLPGSAAGSPRSKVKFLCSHGGKILPRPADGHLKYVGGETRVVSVPRTITFTDLMKKLTSLIEGAVTLKYQLITEELDALVSVKSDEDLRHMFEEYDRQDLTGTPRLRTFLFPANPIIIDNPVGPMDRHSLEQRYINSINGIIFNPIPVYNSGFRPPAVNTSQTSFTISSACSSPRTPPEATVGNIVPAVGPNVTNPENTGFHKGGAMSRARSSPNLCNFGSSSQPNYKNQGPISTLNLGLNNQQYPCYQQHRQPPPPPPPNHYHPPVHHPQQYPKPPLDPSPHKNSSPDHFMRMRSSGLADYYRHQTEQAPNLYARSSRSSGHMGYQRGSPYDEYYANNNRYDRESPPGSGSPLARSPLHNNYVSKWDSNGGR